ctCCATTGATGCACCAGTGGATGCAGCCTattgtttctctgataatgctacattgtgaacatagactgtataaagatCATGAATAACATAGCCATGTTGAAATCGGCAGGAGAAGAGCTAGGTAGCATTAGCTGTTGGCAGCCGGTGGCCAGAACCAGCAGCTAATGGAGGTTGCATTGAGatacattatgatgcattcaagctctgCTCTGTAAAAATGGATATTGGGCAAAGGTAAataacattctcatgatgtgttctaatgtaattttgtaaagtcttagggctgctgtgaaactgtgcCTACTTATGGCAACAAAAAAGTGTATCTTGGGTGCGTCAGTACAATGGACAACCAAGAAGGGCAGAAGAAACACCCACACACCAATTTAATTGggccacaaaaaaggttcacatgctgagatcaatgcaaaaaaatgttgatttgtttaGAACATCCATGCACAAAAAgaagggtgctcaaagtgcaaaaaaaatataaaaagtgaataaaagtagcagcaaacgtttcagtccttgactatcatcagtgcCACTGACATGAGAGCTTCACagaacacacatatatataggCACAGGCAGATTACTACCAGGTGTAATGAATCAGTCAGCTGGTACTACTAATTAcatgagagcaactctgaggagcagaggcCTGACTACCAAATCACTATCACCTGTCCAATGAGTTTTGCACTAATCACAACATCCTCAAACACCAATGTATGATAGCAGAACATATAcgaaatgtacatttgtaaatGTAGTGAGAAACTTTAATAAATACAGCTCTTTGAAGGAGagatttgttgatgttttcacagcaatataaaatagatattagagaagGTATTACGATATGTCAtattaaaaaggcttttgaagcagttacttttcaaatgtttattaatgtgaaATAAGGTTATTTTGCAGGTTGTTTCATAAGTGTCTCTAAtttaatttgtgctcattcaaagggaGTGTAATGAAGGGGTTTTTTTATAATGaagattttctttgtttccctggtaCAAAAGGGGGAACAAATAACAACAAGAACAAAGTAAATAACAACATAGAAACACTGGTTTTGGATATCGGCGAAATTGTAAACATCTGCATAGGTATCAGCCGAGAATTTCagaatcggtgcatccctacccCTACCCTTAAACCCTAAAACATATTAGTGTTGAGCAAGTTTGACAAGtcctgaagaaagaaaaatacctTTCTGATTGTTCATCTTTCATGTTCTGTTGTGTAGGTTATTGAGAAGAACCCCGGAGGCTGGTGGTATGTGCAGATTGGCGAGATGGAGGGCTGGGCCCCCTGCTCCTACATCGACAAGCGCAAGAAACCAAACCTCAGCCGTCGGACCAGCACCCTGACCCGGCCCAAAGTCCCACCCCCAGCTCCGCCTGTCAAAAAACAAGAGTCCGAGGAGGCTCCCCCTCCCGCCAACTCTGCCTCTAAAGTTTCCGAGCCACCAAGCAGGCCTGTGTACGAGGAACCTGAATATGATGTTCCTGCAATCGGGTGTGAAGGTGAATCGGACACAGATTGCCTGAAGGATGACCGCGCCCTGGATGTGAAGATCAGCAGTGTTGTCAGCGACAAGTACCGCAGCTCACCTCCTTCCTCCAAGgcctctcctcctgtctgcaaAGCATCACCTGTGTTCACCCACCGAAGAGCTTCCTTCAGGTCCGGAGAGGACGTCGCGAAAGAAGAGTGTGTCTATGAGAACGATGGCTTCAGGCCAAGCAGTGGTATTGAAGGAACTAAAGTTAAAGTCTCGAGTGAGCCAAGTTCCCCAAGGAGCTACCATTCCTCCACAGTCCCACGCAAACCCTCTGGATCCTCACCTTTAGCTGGTAGACCCATGAAGACCATGACACCAGAGATGACCCGGAGAAGCCAGACCTTGGGCAGACACATAGATATCAGCCTTAGATCACAGGACAACAGCCCCCACTCTTCATCAGACGAATTGAGCAGAGGCCCCAAGAAAGGCTCTGTCTTCACCCGGGATGTGGAACAGAGAATAGGCCAGAGCCCCTCCACCAGGCCCAAGCCTTCTGTCAGACCTAAACCACTTCTGACCAAATCAGAGCCCCAGAGTCCCGAGAGGATGGATATCAGCTCTCTGAGACGGCAGCTGAGGCCTACAAGTCAGTTTCGACATGGCCTGAAAACTACTCGTGGGGACGACTCTGAAACAGCTTCTGTCATCTCATCAGAGGACTCAATGTGCTCACGCAGTACCTCAGATCTCTCCTCTGTTTACTCCAAAGGGAGCCGTGGGGACTCAGATGTAGAAGGCCCCACTCTGTACCGCTCTCTGGATGCCTACAAGAAGGTCCAGGATTCTGAGATCAGCTTTCCAGCTGGGGTGGAGGTTGAGGTTCTGGAAAAGCAAGAGAGTGGTTGGTGGTACATCCGTTGGGGATCCGAGGAGGGTTGGGCTCCCTCATACTACCTGGAACCTGTTAGACAAGTGGGTGATGTAGGTGGGTTAGAACTAGATGGTCACGGGAGTGGCAGCAGTAAGTCAAACAGCCTGGAGAAAAATGAGCAGCACGTTTTGGCCCTCAATAACATCAATATTCAGGGTCTGAGCCAGCAGCATCAAGGCATGAGGAGGAACACTCCACCAATTCCTTCTAAGCCCCCTGGTGGCTTCTCAAAACCATCCGGGATGGTTAACGGGGGTGTTCGAATGAGGAACGGGGTACGCCAGGTGGCGGTGAGGCCTCAGTCTGTATTTGTGACCACAACACAGCCAGCCAAGGATGGACACTACATGACGGGGTCTCTGAGGCGAAATGACTCTCTTGGTAGAAGTGATCATTACGGCTCTGGTTCGGCCACTCTTGGTGTCCGCCGAAACGCCTCCTTCAGCACCGTGCGGCCACATGTAGTTGTTGAAAGTCAGACGAGGCCCGCAGAGCGCTCCAGCCTGGGGTCCTCAGGGAGCGCATTCAGCACAAGTAATGTCCAGGACGCCCTTAGCAGAGTTAACCAACGCAACGGCATCCCTGTGTCCACAGTTCGACCCAAGCCTATAGAGAAGAACCAACTGATCCACAATAACCTTGGCAGGGATGTGTACGTCTCCATTGCTGACTATCGTGGCGATGAGGAAACAATGGGTTTCACTGAGGGCACCTGTCTGGAAGTGTTAGAAAGAAACCCCAATGGATGGTGGTACTGCCAGGTGCAGGACAGCCTGCTTCCCCGCAAGGGCTGGGTCCCCTCCAACTACCTAGAGcggaaaaaataaaacccaccCCACATCCCTCCCTCGCCCTTCCCCCGCACCTCCCCCTTTTGATGTCTCCAAGGACGTGGGTGGTATCACTCCTTAAGAATGTTACCCGCAATCTCCTGTAAGCaatatgtcaaaatgaaaatgtacattaatgACTGGGTGTAAAAAGAAAGATGTTTTAATCTGATAAGGAAGGACACTTTTAGTGCTGGTTTActaaaatgaacacaaagaggagtgttaagattttaaatattttggctgggaatgagagacagagatgtgGGATTGGCCAACGTTGAGTGAGGAAATTTGAAGAGGCTTTGAGATATAAAATGGTATGAATGGGAGTGATAACCTCTTAAAGAGGTTTGCATCATGTAAAACTGAAGTTGAGCAGGGTAATGGTTACGCTTATTCCTGCCCATCACTGACTCTGATGGCCGACAAGTGCCTTTTGTATTTGATCACCTGAATGGAGGTCCTCAATGGTGGATGGCAAAACATTAAATCAACCAAATCTTTTAAAGAGTGCCATAGGCCGATGAACACCACCAAGAGTATTTCCATAACCAATTAAGAAGTCCACTATAGAGTGCAAACAAAGTGCTCAGTTTCGATCTGGAGCGCTCTAATTGGTCTGACGTAGattaaaggaagaaaaacaaagattgaAGTGACCCAAGTCACCAGAGAATTTACTTGTTTTACACCACAAGCAAACTAAAACACCAGTTTAATCTCAttatcagtattttatttagtttcatTGTTCATGTTACGATGTCTTGTGTTGATGCAAGTCTTCCTTAGAGAATTATTTCTGCTTTCTTGTGACATCCGTTTTCCACCGACAGCCTAGAATTGGAAAAGCTCCTGCCTCTTGTCAAGTACCATCTGACACTGGCAAAATACACAGGATGTGCTCAGGTTTGATAAATTGGCGTAGTTTTGTCGTAGATCGTCAAGCCCCATAAAATATGTTGATATTCATGTTTTTGATCCCAGATGTAACTATGTGGGATagcaaatgtatttaaaaaaaactgtgaaacttgaaaaaaacagtcagaTGGTTGAGTTTTATGGAAATTCAAAGGAACAACTTGTAACTTGAGTGCTCTCCAGAACAAAACCACCTCATTCATGTGTAGCTAATAACCTCAAAAAGACGACAACAATTAGTTTACAACGGTTTAGGTTTACTGTAGTGCTTTTAGTTCCAGGAACAAttgattttgtatatattttgttttgtatacaTATAATAATCCCGCTGTTGCGGAGATATATTGAATAAGTACTGGAAATGAGGTGAAATAATTGAATCCCAGGGACGTATTTGTACAGCATTTATCCCAAAATGTGATCGAACcaaagaaaaatatcatttCATTGgctatttttatgtgattttactatttatttattatggtaCAAGTAATAGTGTATTCAACAAAAAGCCTAAAATGAGGTTTCTGAACTGAACAGAAATCAGTACCTGGAAGCACTTGATACATTTTCTCAAAATTTTAGATCTATGAAACTAGAGGTAAACAAATTTAACTTTAGATATAGCTGTGCAGTACGGGCTTCGACATTGAATAGAAGACAACATAGTGTATTAACTAGTTTCAAAGTTGGGTATTTTTTCACATCTTCCAAATTGTAGTTGGTCATCAGATTAATAAGACTTATCAATCACCTAAGATATCGAGTTAGTAATAATTCTCCCCAAATGCAGAAGTGAAATATGAGAATTTGACGTTCTGAGCTGAAATCCAACTTTCAAATTCAAACGGCTGATGTTCAAGACtgctgaaatacattttctaaCGAGCGGTGTGAGCTCTCTGTGCGAGGCTGAACACTAACCTTTTATTATGTTTCTGCTGGACAGTATCACAGTACCTGCTAGATTGCAGTTATCTATTTTAGCGAAaccatatttgtgtttttttgtttgttattatttGTTACTCTGTGATCACACAGTGGCAATAATGAGGAACGAAGTGGTTCTGTTTTGTGAATTAGTGCACTTTAAACCTGTTTTTATGGTGCATTAATGTAAAGGTGCAGTAAATACTCAGCATATTATTTATTGAATATGTTCTCATAATTATTTAATTTCTCTCTATTTGTTTTTCCCCCTTCACCTCAAACTAGAGGTGGAACTCTTCCATGAGTTCTCTCCATGACAAAGTCTGAGTAGAATTGGATTAATAGCGACCTCTTGTGGGAGGTCAAAGGCACTacaacaatatatttttttcccatccaCAAGGCTTACAGCCATCCTACCTCAGTGCAATAAGAAATGCACTGCTGGTCAGTGAGTCTCACCAAAAACTGTACagaattttttgtttctttttttttttatctcagtgcagctaaatatattttttgtagcaCATGTTTTGTATTGggcaataatttatttttaatttttttttaaatttaaaaaaaaaaaagttcttttttttctctatgcTGTGTGCTGCAACTTTAGCAAATCATGGGCACTTCCTTCATCTTTATTGTGCTTTACATAATGcctgattttatatatatatatttatgaatagttttgtattttatcatgGTTTGACAATCACCTTATTCCGCCACTCAAATTATTGTTGCATAGCATTATGCATACCTAAATTGGACTTCAGTCACCTTAATATGCAAAATTCTGACTCATAAGTcaacaaaaatccaaaaatatcATCATTTGGACACATTTATGAggtatttgcatttatttaagtttaaaaatatcacaattttAACTCTATGATGTCCAGCAACAAGGCCCCTTCCCATCTAGACGACGGCATTATGTAAATGTGTTAAATCACTTTGTACATTTCGCTCCAGCACATATTATTATTGCATATTGCTTCTTTTGATCGAGCTGAATTGACTTGGCTGAAATAGCAAGGGAAACGTTCTGTGTCAAGCATACATTTAGCTGTGTAGCATCAATCTTTATTCAtgctttatctttttatttttttctcatttctcttttttgccctttttttgtcaaattctGAAATGTACCCGCGAGGAAATGTGCAATAGATAAGAACACATCATCCTTCAACAAGACGAAAGATATcacaggtttagaaaaagattaaaaaaaaaaaaaaaaaaacctgaacaatGCCATTTCATCCGCTGGGAGTAGATTTTCCCAGTCAAACTGCCAGTCATGAGCTTTTATCATCGTTTCAAGTGTATCATTTCAAATTGATCTTAAAAGAGCAGATGTGAAAGGCCCTAAAATCATTGGAAAACTCATTGGACCAAAGCAGTCGTATGTGACATCTCATTATCTCCTGACGTGATGGACTTTTATAATAACTAGCATGAGAATCTCTGCTTCTCCTGCCCCGGATCAGCAGGGGACGGCGATTTGTGAATGGCATGGCAGAAACCCACTGACCCATTCTGTATTGACTTTACAGCCTTCTGGGGTCTTCTTCACAGATGGAGAGTCATGGGCCCATCATCAGGGGCCTCAGCGGCCCTGCTCTGAGCTGTCACGTTCGTGCCTGAATGgaattttaatagttttttgtttttgggttgttgttgttttcttctttcttttttttttctttgttttctggaGTGTGTCCTCTCTGCACCTACGCGGATGCCTCTCTTGACATTTACCCCATCATTGTCAAACCAAGTCAGACTTTTCCTCACCAATCACCACGGCAAAGGTGACATTTTGAACCGCCGGAGACGGCGGGCAAAGAGACCTCAACGGGAGAGTCTCGGCGGTAAACAAGAGAGCGGGGAGATGAACGCTCCTTCAGGCCATTTCAGTTCAATCCATCAACTTCCAGGATGTAcgccaaaaatagaaaaacctttattttttctcttcgCTTAGCCCCAGGCAGGCCTTATCCATGTGCGATTACGTCATTGTGCTAAAGACTGTCTTGCGTGTACAGGCTTAAACACGGAGTTCCCTCTGTTGTAAAGGGGGCTTGTGTCCATAAACCTTTTTGTTGGGGTAGTTTGTAGTTAAACTCcaacttaaaggaacagtcagAGAATTACCCTGAAATACTTTCTTGCTGAGGGTTAGAAGGTTGATGCCACTCTCATGATGTTTAGACATGTTGTTAAAGTCCCTCcttcactcaaaaatgtgttcacTTATTGTCACCTCACATGGATGTTTGAGCTccactgtgcagaatgatgtctgtgcagagtttgacgCTAAAAGgcttttttcactttcatgCTGAGCTCACATTAAGACCCTGTCTACATGGATATTTTCCTCTACTTATGGCCTCTCACCACATGCAGACAAAATTTAAGGTCACGAAAACAGATTTCTTGAAGGCCTTGAACGGTGCAGATATTTCCGAAACTTTGGTTACAGTTTATCCATGTGGACATGTGAAACAGAGCATTTGGGAAATGATGACATAATCTCCTCAATTTCCCATTGTTGGTTTGTGTAATGAGCGTACactagaaacaacaacaacaacaacaacaacaacaacaacaacaacaacaacaacggtGGACTACCAGTTTGCTAAGTTTATAttagcactgcttggtctaatgaTTACTTAACACCTAAGCTTAGtattgctgcaccacttcacAGATGAATTGAGGCGTCCACCTCAGCGTCCATGGCTTAAATTCTGCCAGAAACAGCGGTTTTGGATCAGGAAGGGTcgaaccagcagatggtgggacattTTCAAGGGTCGGATTGTTGTCAATGAGGAATGGAAGGAAAACCTGAGCATGTGCAGGGCATCAGTCGTATGTTTGAGTTAGCTGTGTTTAAGTTAGTGATGAGATCTCCAGTTGGTGTGTTTaaaaaggtaacgttagcttgtaCGCTTTACTACCTTTGTGAAATGGTAGACCACTGAAGAAAGTTAGCGCTGGCAAGTGTTTGAGGTCGTTTTTGCGTTGTAGTGTGgacagagatattttgtgaaatgAAGATGGTGTGgactgaattattatttttaaacagaGTGGGAAATATCTGTTTAAAAACAATCTGTATGTGTGTAGACAGAGActaaatttgagttttaggCGTGTGTGTGCCAGCATGATTTTGTGACTTCACAAGTGGAAGCCAATCATGGTCCAGTatgcttagcttagcataatgacTGGGAGTTGGGAGGGAAAAACCTAGCCTAGagattaacaaaaaaaaaaaaaaaaaaaaaaaagcttagtACTAACAACTTAACTTGTTAAAATGAccaagttgtgtttttttagtgGTTGATGACAAGACTCAAAGAAGTCACTACACCTGGCCAGGTAATAGTCCAGCACTTAACcatccaaaaaaacacaacttgtcTTTTTTACTCTTTAATTTTTGTATTGCTCAAACAAATGAGACATACCATGATAATtaatgagctttagaggtgcgaAACCAGAGAAGCTCTTTACCCTTGTTTCCGGTCTcttcgctaagctaagctaagctaagctacgcTAACTATCTCCTGGCTTTCGCTTTATGTTTAGCATACATACCTGAGAGTGGTGTTAATCTTCCTATCCAAAGCGAAAAGCACATTTCCCAAACACtctaactgttcctttaagttacAGGCTTCTTTTTCAATCATACGAGCTCGGCCTATGTCAGCGACACCGCTCCCAAACCTGTGTGCATCTGCACGGCGGGATAGAAATGGAATTGGCGGCGGTGATAATTTTGCATTCTGCGTGTGTGCACATGCCAGCGCACACTCAATGATGATGAGGAGTCATTCGCGCCAGAGGGAatatatgatatttttttccccGACATATTCCCGGAGGTCAGTCGGGTGAGACAGCACCGCCTGTTCTATTCCTCGctctcctttttattttaacaaatggaCGGCACCTCTCAGGCGTGAAGCATCTTAAGCTCTGTAATCCCAAACACTAGCTATTCCTCCTGGCTACACTTCCTCTCCGCTCCCCACTTCTATTTCTCCCCTCTCCTTCCTCGACACAGCCGAGCAGTCTATTCCCGGTGAAATGATTGAGATATCtaggagggtgtgtgtgtttgtgtgtgtgtgtgtttgcatgataAGATGGATTGTTTGCAGGTGCACTCAGGAGAAGAGAATTTGGAGGTCAAGGAGCAGATTTGCGAGAGCAAGATACAGGGAGACACAAGATGGATCAGATAGTGGATTCTAGTAGACGAGGTGAGAGTGAGGTGAGAGGAGCTTTGGATAGGAGGAAGATGAAAGGCTTGTGGGCACTGCTTCCACTctaaaactatgaaaaataATTCCATCCAACAAGGGAGCCCGTGTTAACTCAACTCCCTCTACCCACCTTCAGCAAAACTAATGAGCTCTCCAAACCTGAGTTGTGATCTCATTACTCCAAAACAATGTTTTAATTGCGGCACTTGATGTTTTTTTGAAGCTGCTTTTGCGAGAAACTGGAAGTCAGTGAGAGAGAAATGAGTTCACACCGCAGAAGCTTCTCTCACCATCCGTCCATAGAATAACTTTAAAAACTGATCCCACGTCTGATTGTAGCTTCTTTTACTGTCAGTGTCTTCAGATCTTATGTAGCCCTGAGGGTGTGAGAGTTGAGCTTGGTGTTGAAAAAGTTTTTTagaataagacaaaaaaaaaaaacttcaaacactggagtctttttttttttgccttattcctcagtgtttctgttgaGAAAATAATTGAATGTTGTAAAAGTGTAACACAGGATTTGAAGCGTTCACATCTAATGAAACAAGCTTTAATTCGTAATGTTAAAGGAATCAAAAGAAAGGGCTTCAGAAGTCAACAGCACCCAGTTCTGGAAGGCAGTGATTGCTGAGTTAATAAAGGCAGTTGTTTGATAGAAGGAGGGGTAGGTTTGATAAGAAAGTTTTAGTAAGTGTGTGGGAGCAGGTTTGAGGTATTTAGGGAGTTGATTTTGTagggttttgttttaattaatatgtagtttttgtttgagtgtgagagaagaaagaaaaaagaataagcGAAGCTGCGGGGCTTTgggatttaaaataaaatcccaaaGCCTGTGAATTAGGGAATGCTGATTATTTGTCATTCTGAAAACTTCCTCACAGTTGTTTGACGCGCCAGCGGGCATCAGCGGGAGCTGTCTCCCAGCCGCAGAAAAGAAGGCTGTGTCGAGGAATGAGGCACGcagctgtgtctctttgtctctgtttgaaTCCCTGTTTCTAATTAGCACAACAGTGTGTCTTAATTAACCTTTGCCAGTCAGACGATACTCCGGCGCTAACAGCGTCCTAATCAAGAACACTGCGGCTGCTGCCAGTCTGCGTGGGAGCCTCTGGTCACGGTCAGAGCTCAGCCATATTTTTGTGGTGGAGGTGAGCTGTCAGACGTGATTGATGTGAGGTAGATTCATGAGAAGGTGGAGCCTGTTTTTAGCCTGGATGCATTTATAGAATAGAATTCGTCATCACCCTGCTGAGGAGAGCAGTGTGCCAAAAAAAACTTGGAAGTCGGATGCCATCGAGCTCTTGATCTGTAAATTCTGACAGAAACAATCTGTTACCAGCACGTCAGCCACACTAACAAACACAATAACAACTACAGGCCTCGAGTTGGACCAAAGGAGGTgctattgttttattttctctttttatttctcctttttATTACCATTGTTGTTATGCAAATTGTGTTTAACTCTTGCAAGCTCCTTGTTTTCAAAAGATATGCCATGAGGAGACCAAGGAGGCTTTATTCCACTGTAAATGTCAGTGAATCATCCAATGAGGAGTCACGGTGACATGGCCAACCTAATCTTTTCAAAGCGTCATCGTGCTGTACACCAGTGCACAATGGGACAAACTACAATGAGAGCAAACACTGTCCAAAATTCTTTCTGATTGGAGACATTCTGCACATGTGCATTCCTTTTGAAAACAGGACATTTTCTTATCTACCGTTTCATTTTGACAAGTCTTgttcctttttcttttgtatCTTGTACATGTTTACATTGTATCTCGCATTGCCCAAAAGAGAAACAATATTAAATGTattatctttgttgttttgaacCCGACTCCTTTTCATTTGTCTCGCACGTCATCCAATTACATGTGTTACTGCAGATAAAGAGCAGCAACCCCCACCTTCCTGCTCATGATATGGCTAGATAGTATGTGACAGTAATATTACAGATTGAGACATTTATCTTTATCCTCCTTATTGTGCCGGTCAGATTAAGTGAGTTtagatgtggaggagcagaagTGTGCAGCTGGTTATATATAGCCAGGTATGAGTTATGAGAGAAAAGTGTGAGGAGGTTGAGAGCGATGAATGAAGACGAACGAGCTCCCGCAGCCCCAGTTTCCCACTAAAGAGAAGAGACAGGGATTTTTGCTCTCGTGTATCTAAATGTGTGTGGAAAGATTTATCACTTGTGTCCTAAGTTACATGAAATATATGCTTACACCTCCGGCCCCAAGAAGCAACACAAACCCGAAACTCTTAAAACAAAATGGTCTTAGGCTTCAGCAGGTCAGACAATCATTCATGTTTTTCTGACTGAGACAGAGATACAGACTACTGGatgacttaaaggtccagtgtgtagtcACCTATTAGCAGTAATGCTATTTAATATAtgcattttatgttttcattagtttataatcacctgcaaataagaatcatgttttcattaccttaagATATTTCTATCttcatatggagcaggtcctcttccacagagtccaccattttgtttttagggGTGAGGGCAAATCATCATAGCATTAGTATTGTGACAATTTCCTGGCAATATTATATCGATACATGTACGCTgagtatttattcatttattcttttaattGTACAATTTACTAGTACAGTACGGGACAgtgtaaattaataaatataggCTATATGGTATAAAAATACCAGAATAGCCAAGAGGCTATGTTTCATCTTTAGTCCCTTGGGCAAGATGTTACACAAGGCTACCTAAAATACAACAgagcacaaaaaaaatcatgtggTATCTGTTGATTCCCACTGCTAGTCATTCTACAGTAGCACAGAATGGACAAActcaacactggctctaaacaGGGCCGTTTGCGTTGGCCTTTAGGctgatgcattttttaaatgttaaacacATGTTAGTGCAGTGGTTGCCAACTGgcgggtcgcagtccaaaagtgggtcgcaggtctgttctgaatgggccgcaagtgactcgcaaatgtgtcacgtttattttgaggtacagtgaatttttggtgcagagcttttattttgaagtgctgtttcctgctgtagagcgAGTGACTAATGACAgtgtcacaaactggctcaaGAAGGGAGTCGACACAAAAGATTTACTTACAACAAGCAGaattaactaaactaa
The window above is part of the Epinephelus moara isolate mb chromosome 5, YSFRI_EMoa_1.0, whole genome shotgun sequence genome. Proteins encoded here:
- the sh3pxd2aa gene encoding SH3 and PX domain-containing protein 2A isoform X3, whose translation is MHSLCRVKMQFRTVLDVKVVDVEKRRNPSKHYVYLINVTYSDNTSHIIYRRYSKFFDLQMQILDKFPIEGGQKDPKKRIIPFLPGKILFRRSHVRDVAMKRLRFIDDYCRALVRLPPQISQSEEVLRFFETKAEDVNPPVEDYGSKRKSGIDSSEPMVLEQYVAVANYERQENSEINLKAGETVDVIEKSESGWWFVSTAEEQGWVPATYLDSQNVTRDDLDLGTSRTGEVTKRRKAHLKRLDRRWTLGGIVNRQQSREEKYVTIQPHTSQGKDEVSFEKGVTVEVIQKNLEGWWYIRYLGKEGWAPASYLKKVKEDFSPRKKTLTGPVEIIGNIMEISNLLQKKSVSEKDIQTDGEGSTTPERHISKSEISLPMPYNSEINAETGRRLSAGRDTNSPCLGIAASAALNENKTRGEPGSPAVARVAPHRVEIGFDAIGSPNLRQKPPPRREPNMGFQLPKPPEPPAVEAEYYTIADFQSSISDGISFRGGQKADVIEKNPGGWWYVQIGEMEGWAPCSYIDKRKKPNLSRRTSTLTRPKVPPPAPPVKKQESEEAPPPANSASKVSEPPSRPVYEEPEYDVPAIGCEGESDTDCLKDDRALDVKISSVVSDKYRSSPPSSKASPPVCKASPVFTHRRASFRSGEDVAKEECVYENDGFRPSSGIEGTKVKVSSEPSSPRSYHSSTVPRKPSGSSPLAGRPMKTMTPEMTRRSQTLGRHIDISLRSQDNSPHSSSDELSRGPKKGSVFTRDVEQRIGQSPSTRPKPSVRPKPLLTKSEPQSPERMDISSLRRQLRPTSQFRHGLKTTRGDDSETASVISSEDSMCSRSTSDLSSVYSKGSRGDSDVEGPTLYRSLDAYKKVQDSEISFPAGVEVEVLEKQESGWWYIRWGSEEGWAPSYYLEPVRQVGDVGGLELDGHGSGSSKSNSLEKNEQHVLALNNINIQGLSQQHQGMRRNTPPIPSKPPGGFSKPSGMVNGGVRMRNGVRQVAVRPQSVFVTTTQPAKDGHYMTGSLRRNDSLGRSDHYGSGSATLGVRRNASFSTVRPHVVVESQTRPAERSSLGSSGSAFSTSNVQDALSRVNQRNGIPVSTVRPKPIEKNQLIHNNLGRDVYVSIADYRGDEETMGFTEGTCLEVLERNPNGWWYCQVQDSLLPRKGWVPSNYLERKK
- the sh3pxd2aa gene encoding SH3 and PX domain-containing protein 2A isoform X4, whose amino-acid sequence is MHSLCRVKMQFRTVLDVKVVDVEKRRNPSKHYVYLINVTYSDNTSHIIYRRYSKFFDLQMQILDKFPIEGGQKDPKKRIIPFLPGKILFRRSHVRDVAMKRLRFIDDYCRALVRLPPQISQSEEVLRFFETKAEDVNPPVEDYGSKRKSGIDSSEPMVLEQYVAVANYERQENSEINLKAGETVDVIEKSESGWWFVSTAEEQGWVPATYLDSQNVTRDDLDLGTSRTGEVTKRRKAHLKRLDRRWTLGGIVNRQQSREEKYVTIQPHTSQGKDEVSFEKGVTVEVIQKNLEGWWYIRYLGKEGWAPASYLKKVKEDFSPRKKTLTGPVEIIGNIMEISNLLQKKSVSEKDIQTDGEGSTTPERHISKSEISLPMPYNSEINAETGRRLSAGRDTNSPCLGIAASAALNENKTRGEPGSPAVARVAPHRVEIGSPNLRQKPPPRREPNMGFQLPKPPEPPAVEAEYYTIADFQSSISDGISFRGGQKADVIEKNPGGWWYVQIGEMEGWAPCSYIDKRKKPNLSRRTSTLTRPKVPPPAPPVKKQESEEAPPPANSASKVSEPPSRPVYEEPEYDVPAIGCEGESDTDCLKDDRALDVKISSVVSDKYRSSPPSSKASPPVCKASPVFTHRRASFRSGEDVAKEECVYENDGFRPSSGIEGTKVKVSSEPSSPRSYHSSTVPRKPSGSSPLAGRPMKTMTPEMTRRSQTLGRHIDISLRSQDNSPHSSSDELSRGPKKGSVFTRDVEQRIGQSPSTRPKPSVRPKPLLTKSEPQSPERMDISSLRRQLRPTSQFRHGLKTTRGDDSETASVISSEDSMCSRSTSDLSSVYSKGSRGDSDVEGPTLYRSLDAYKKVQDSEISFPAGVEVEVLEKQESGWWYIRWGSEEGWAPSYYLEPVRQVGDVGGLELDGHGSGSSKSNSLEKNEQHVLALNNINIQGLSQQHQGMRRNTPPIPSKPPGGFSKPSGMVNGGVRMRNGVRQVAVRPQSVFVTTTQPAKDGHYMTGSLRRNDSLGRSDHYGSGSATLGVRRNASFSTVRPHVVVESQTRPAERSSLGSSGSAFSTSNVQDALSRVNQRNGIPVSTVRPKPIEKNQLIHNNLGRDVYVSIADYRGDEETMGFTEGTCLEVLERNPNGWWYCQVQDSLLPRKGWVPSNYLERKK